The stretch of DNA GACCGTAAATTTCTCAATCCGCGTCGGAAGCGGAATGGGACCACGGACATTCGCACCGGTCCGTTTAGCAGTCGATACAATTTCACGCGTCGACGTATCCAGAATTCTATGATCAAACGCTTTCAAGCGAATGCGAATATTTTGACTGTTCATGCTCTTTATTTCCCTGTCATATAAAGCGCCTTCAATAATCAAGGCGCTTAACAAGCATTATTTATTCAATGATTTTAGAGACGATACCGGCACCAACAGTACGACCACCTTCACGAATAGCAAAACGAAGTTTCTCTTCCATCGCTATTGGAACAATCAGAGACACATCCATTGCAACATTATCCCCTGGCATAACCATCTCCGTTCCTTCTGGAAGCGTGACAATACCCGTAACATCCGTCGTACGGAAGTAAAACTGTGGACGATAATTCGTGAAAAACGGTGTATGACGACCGCCTTCATCCTTCGTCAAAATGTAAGCCTCTGCCTTAAATCGTGTATGAGGTGTAACAGATCCGGGCTTCGCCAATACTTGACCTCGCTCAATCCCTTCACGATCAACACCACGAAGAAGAGCACCGATATTATCACCCGCTTGCCCTTGATCTAAAAGCTTGCGGAACATTTCAACACCCGTGACTGTTGTCTTAGACGTTGGACGAATACCGATAATCTCGATTTCTTCCCCAACTTTAATAACACCACGCTCAACACGACCTGTAACAACCGTCCCACGACCTGAAATCGAAAAAACATCTTCTATCGGCATCAAAAATGGCTGATCAACAGGACGCTCAGGGGTTGGAATATACTTATCAACTTCACTCATTAACAGACGAACCGCATCTTCACCAATGCTTTTATCCTTGTCCTCAAGAGCAGCCAACGCTGAACCTTTAACAATTGGCACATCATCACCTGGAAAATCATATTTGGATAAAAGTTCCCGAACCTCAAGCTCTACAAGATCCAAAAGTTCGCTATCATCAACCTGATCAACTTTATTAAGAAAAACAACGATCGCAGGAACACCAACCTGACGAGCAAGCAAAATATGCTCACGTGTCTGAGGCATTGGACCATCAGCCGCAGAAACAACCAGAATGGCACCATCCATCTGCGCGGCTCCAGTGATCATGTTTTTCACATAATCGGCGTGTCCTGGACAATCAACGTGGGCATAGTGACGATTTTCCGTTTCATACTCAACGTGGGCTGTAGAAATGGTAATCCCACGTGCACGCTCTTCTGGTGCTGCATCAATTTGATCATATGCTTTAAACTCACCAAAAAATTTCGTAATCGCTGCTGTCAACGAAGTCTTTCCATGATCAACGTGACCAATCGTACCTATATTAACATGCGGTTTTGTACGTTCAAATTTGCTCTTCGCCATTTGAGCTCTCCATTTTCCGTCCAAGCCAAGGACTAAGTTAAAAAAAATAATTTACCAACCCGAAATTACGCGTATTTCTTTTGAATCTCCAAAGCAACAGCCGAAGGAACAGGTTCGTAGTGATCAAACTGCATTGTATATTGCGCACGCCCCTGACTCATAGAGCGAAGGGTATTCACATAACCAAACATATTCGCCAACGGAACCATCGCATTAACAACTGTTGCAATACCGCGCGCTTCAGTTCCTGAAATCTGCCCTCGACGAGAATTGAGATCGCCAATAACATCACCAACATAATCATCTGGCGTAACAACTTCCACCTTCATGATCGGTTCAAGAAGCTGTGCACCAGCTTTCTTTGCGCCATCACGAAAAGCTGCACGAGCAGCAATTTCAAAAGCCAACACAGAAGAATCAACATCGTGATAACCACCATCAATGAGCGTTGCTTTTACACCAAGCATAGGGAATCCTGCAAGAGGACCTGACCCCATAACACTTTCAATCCCCTTCTGGACACCCGGAATATATTCTTTAGGGACAGCACCACCAACAATCTTCGACTCAAAAATAAAATCATCACCTTCGTGAGGCTCAAAAACAATTTTTACACGAGCAAACTGACCAGCACCACCGGATTGTTTCTTATGGGTATAATCAATTTCCGCCGTTTTAGTAATTGACTCACGATACGCAACCTGAGGCTGCCCAACATTGGCCTCAACCTTAAATTCACGCCGCATACGATCAACGATAATATCAAGATGAAGCTCACCCATTCCAGCTATAATAGTCTGACCTGACTCCTCATCAGACTTAACCCGAAACGAAGGATCTTCCGCTGCCAAACGATTAAGAGCAATACCCATTTTTTCCTGATCTGCTTTTGTTTTCGGTTCAATTGCAATCTCAATAACAGGCTCTGGAAATTCCATACGCTCCAAAATAACAGGCTTCAAAGGATCACAAAGCGTATCCCCTGTTGTCGTCTCCTTAAGACCAGCAAGAGCAACAATATCCCCAGCAAATGCTTCTTCAATATCCTCACGAGAATTTGAATGCATTTGAAGCATGCGCCCTAAACGCTCCTTCTTCTTCTTCACAGTATTCTCAAGAGAAACACCTTTATGAACCTTACCAGAGTAAATACGACAGAAAGTCAACGAACCAACAAAAGGATCATTCATAATTTTAAAAGCAAGCATAGACAGCGGAGCATCATCAGAAGATTCACGCGTCGTCTCAGCCTCAGTCTTTACATCAATACCCTTAATCGCCGGAATATCAATCGGAGAAGGAAGATAAGAAACAACAGCATCCAAAAGCGGCTGCACACCCTTGTTTTTAAAAGCCGTACCACAAAGAACAGGATGAAACTGAACCTCTACGGTTCCCTTACGAATAAGAGAAACAAGTTGCTCGTTGGTTGGCATAACACCTTCCAAATAAGCCTCCATAGCAGCCTCATCGACCTCCACAGCCATTTCAATGAGTTTTTCGCGATATTCTTCAGCTTTTTCCTTTAAATCAGAAGGAATTTCACCGATCACTGCTGGAGCACCAATAGAGCCGTCCCACTTTAAAGCCTTCATCTCAACAAGATCAACAACGCCTTCAAAGTCATTTTCAGCACCAATCGGCAACTGTACAACAAGTGCTTTAGCCCCCAACCGAGAACCAACCATTTCTACACTACGATAGAAATCAGCACCTATTTTATCCATCTTATTAACAAAAACCATGCGAGGAACACGATATTTCTCAGCCTGCCGCCAAACAGTTTCTGTCTGAGGTTCAACACCAGCATTAGCATCTAACAATGCTATCGCCCCATCAAGAACACGCAAAGAGCGCTCAACCTCAATGGTAAAATCAACGTGCCCTGGCGTATCAATAATATTGAAGCGACGCTTCCGACCGTCACGCCCCTCCCAAAAAGTCGTCGTTGCAGCAGATGTAATTGTAATACCGCGCTCTTGCTCCTGCTCCATCCAATCCATCGTAGAAGCACCATCATGCGTTTCCCCGATTTTATGATTCTTACCCGTATAGAACAGAATACGTTCAGTCATCGTAGTCTTACCAGCATCAATATGTGCCATAATACCAAAATTACGATAATCTTCAATTTTATATTCGCGAGCCATTATATTTGCCTTAGTTTAAAACCTCTACCAGCGATAATGCGAGAACGCACGGTTAGCCTCAGCCATACGATGAACATCCTCACGCTTTTTCACGGCAGAACCGCGATTATTAGCCGCATCCATCAATTCACCAGATAAACGCTCAATCATTGTTGTCTCATTCCGTCCACACGCTGCCGAAATCAACCAACGAATAGCAAGAGCCTGACGACGATCAGGACGAACATCAATCGGAACCTGATAAGTAGCACCACCAACACGACGTGAACGAACCTCAATATGAGGAGCAACGTTCTCCAAAGCCCGATGAAATAGATCCACTGGATCTGCTTTTACTTTTTTCTCTACAGAATCAAGCGCACCATAAACAATACGCTCTGCAACTGACTTTTTGCCATCAAACATAATGGCATTCATAAATTTTGTAATAACCAAATCACCAAACTTAGG from Bartonella tribocorum CIP 105476 encodes:
- the rpsJ gene encoding 30S ribosomal protein S10 is translated as MNSQNIRIRLKAFDHRILDTSTREIVSTAKRTGANVRGPIPLPTRIEKFTVNRGPHIDKKSREQFEMRTHKRLLDIVDPTPQTVDALMKLDLSAGVDVEIKL
- the tuf gene encoding elongation factor Tu, translated to MAKSKFERTKPHVNIGTIGHVDHGKTSLTAAITKFFGEFKAYDQIDAAPEERARGITISTAHVEYETENRHYAHVDCPGHADYVKNMITGAAQMDGAILVVSAADGPMPQTREHILLARQVGVPAIVVFLNKVDQVDDSELLDLVELEVRELLSKYDFPGDDVPIVKGSALAALEDKDKSIGEDAVRLLMSEVDKYIPTPERPVDQPFLMPIEDVFSISGRGTVVTGRVERGVIKVGEEIEIIGIRPTSKTTVTGVEMFRKLLDQGQAGDNIGALLRGVDREGIERGQVLAKPGSVTPHTRFKAEAYILTKDEGGRHTPFFTNYRPQFYFRTTDVTGIVTLPEGTEMVMPGDNVAMDVSLIVPIAMEEKLRFAIREGGRTVGAGIVSKIIE
- the fusA gene encoding elongation factor G is translated as MAREYKIEDYRNFGIMAHIDAGKTTMTERILFYTGKNHKIGETHDGASTMDWMEQEQERGITITSAATTTFWEGRDGRKRRFNIIDTPGHVDFTIEVERSLRVLDGAIALLDANAGVEPQTETVWRQAEKYRVPRMVFVNKMDKIGADFYRSVEMVGSRLGAKALVVQLPIGAENDFEGVVDLVEMKALKWDGSIGAPAVIGEIPSDLKEKAEEYREKLIEMAVEVDEAAMEAYLEGVMPTNEQLVSLIRKGTVEVQFHPVLCGTAFKNKGVQPLLDAVVSYLPSPIDIPAIKGIDVKTEAETTRESSDDAPLSMLAFKIMNDPFVGSLTFCRIYSGKVHKGVSLENTVKKKKERLGRMLQMHSNSREDIEEAFAGDIVALAGLKETTTGDTLCDPLKPVILERMEFPEPVIEIAIEPKTKADQEKMGIALNRLAAEDPSFRVKSDEESGQTIIAGMGELHLDIIVDRMRREFKVEANVGQPQVAYRESITKTAEIDYTHKKQSGGAGQFARVKIVFEPHEGDDFIFESKIVGGAVPKEYIPGVQKGIESVMGSGPLAGFPMLGVKATLIDGGYHDVDSSVLAFEIAARAAFRDGAKKAGAQLLEPIMKVEVVTPDDYVGDVIGDLNSRRGQISGTEARGIATVVNAMVPLANMFGYVNTLRSMSQGRAQYTMQFDHYEPVPSAVALEIQKKYA
- the rpsG gene encoding 30S ribosomal protein S7, with the protein product MSRRHRAEKREINPDPKFGDLVITKFMNAIMFDGKKSVAERIVYGALDSVEKKVKADPVDLFHRALENVAPHIEVRSRRVGGATYQVPIDVRPDRRQALAIRWLISAACGRNETTMIERLSGELMDAANNRGSAVKKREDVHRMAEANRAFSHYRW